From the genome of Rathayibacter sp. VKM Ac-2759, one region includes:
- a CDS encoding sugar ABC transporter permease translates to MTTTAPRRTESAPPPPAAKAPREKRAGGYWLYLIPGFVLFTFIVLIPLIWNVYISFTSWRGIKPPIFIGLDNWIELMGDDQFWTSFLNSVYMIIAMVIVPTILGLLLAAILFDLVGKKFGGRLASFLRATYYLPQILPTVIAAIVIGWILRPDNGALNSILEAVGLGSLAHDWLGKPDTAMLSIMVVMIWVQLGYPVVIFMAALQRVDPELYEAAELDGANWFQRFRWITISIIRPEVFVVTLTCTIAALKVFGPIYALTRGGPGDSTIVPSYYSYTEFFQKQQVGYGATIATALTIVIVILAVLFIRAQERVERSEGAR, encoded by the coding sequence ATGACGACGACCGCCCCGCGTCGCACGGAGAGCGCTCCGCCGCCTCCGGCCGCGAAGGCCCCGCGTGAGAAGCGCGCCGGCGGCTACTGGCTCTACCTGATCCCGGGGTTCGTGCTGTTCACGTTCATCGTGCTCATCCCGCTGATCTGGAACGTGTACATCAGCTTCACCTCGTGGCGCGGCATCAAGCCGCCGATCTTCATCGGACTCGACAACTGGATCGAGCTGATGGGGGACGACCAGTTCTGGACGTCCTTCCTCAACTCCGTCTACATGATCATCGCGATGGTGATCGTCCCGACGATCCTGGGCCTTCTGCTCGCCGCGATCCTGTTCGACCTGGTCGGCAAGAAGTTCGGCGGACGGCTCGCCAGCTTCCTCCGCGCCACCTACTACCTGCCGCAGATCCTGCCCACCGTGATCGCGGCGATCGTGATCGGCTGGATCCTCCGCCCCGACAACGGCGCGCTCAACTCGATCCTCGAGGCCGTCGGTCTCGGCTCGCTGGCGCACGACTGGCTCGGCAAGCCCGACACGGCGATGCTCTCGATCATGGTCGTGATGATCTGGGTGCAGCTCGGCTACCCGGTCGTCATCTTCATGGCCGCCCTCCAGCGCGTCGACCCCGAGCTCTACGAGGCCGCCGAGCTCGACGGCGCCAACTGGTTCCAGCGCTTCCGCTGGATCACCATCTCGATCATCCGCCCCGAGGTCTTCGTGGTCACCCTCACCTGCACGATCGCGGCGCTGAAGGTCTTCGGGCCCATCTACGCGCTGACCCGCGGCGGGCCGGGCGATTCGACGATCGTGCCGAGCTACTACTCCTACACCGAGTTCTTCCAGAAGCAGCAGGTGGGCTACGGCGCCACCATCGCCACCGCGCTCACGATCGTCATCGTGATCCTGGCCGTGCTGTTCATCCGCGCCCAGGAGCGCGTCGAGCGCAGCGAAGGAGCCCGCTGA
- a CDS encoding multidrug effflux MFS transporter, whose product MTSTTTTSTAVHRHPGDALTNRQRLIYVIVLGALTALGPFTIDLYLPAFPALQSELNVSEAAVQLTLTGTTLGFALGQLVVGPWSDVVGRRLPILLATSLHVLACIGAAFAPEIVSLGVFRFLMGAGAAAGGVVAMAMVRDLFGGRPLVKMLSRLALVSGLAPVLAPVIGSQLLLVMDWRGIFVFLAAYGVLVMTAVALLIVETRPREARRDSDGRTLVQRYRAVLSDRTFLGVAVIGGMTFAGLFTYLSSSAFLFQGLYGFDAQQYGLLFAVNSLGVVAGVQASSYLSRRVGPQWILAITTISLFVTAGLIALFDVLDFGIWGTLVPLWLFIASCGFSFPCVQVLGLVNHGREAGTAASLLGAVNFGTAGLLSPISGIFGAESAVPMALVMMSTAAVSILALWLIVRPRTVPDLQD is encoded by the coding sequence GTGACCTCGACCACCACCACCTCGACCGCCGTGCACCGCCACCCGGGCGACGCGCTGACGAACCGCCAGCGCCTGATCTACGTGATCGTCCTCGGCGCGCTGACCGCCCTCGGCCCCTTCACGATCGACCTCTACCTCCCCGCGTTCCCCGCTCTGCAGAGCGAGCTGAACGTGTCGGAGGCGGCGGTGCAGCTCACGCTGACCGGCACCACCCTCGGCTTCGCCCTCGGGCAGCTCGTCGTCGGGCCCTGGAGCGATGTGGTCGGCCGGCGGCTGCCGATCCTCCTCGCGACCTCACTGCACGTGCTCGCCTGCATCGGCGCGGCGTTCGCCCCCGAGATCGTCTCGCTCGGCGTGTTCCGCTTCCTGATGGGCGCCGGCGCCGCAGCGGGCGGAGTCGTCGCCATGGCGATGGTCCGCGACCTCTTCGGCGGCCGCCCCCTCGTCAAGATGCTCTCGCGCCTCGCCCTCGTCTCGGGTCTCGCCCCGGTGCTCGCGCCCGTGATCGGCTCGCAGCTGCTGCTCGTGATGGACTGGCGCGGCATCTTCGTCTTCCTCGCCGCGTACGGCGTGCTCGTCATGACCGCCGTCGCGCTGCTGATCGTCGAGACCCGCCCCCGCGAGGCGCGCCGCGACAGCGACGGCCGCACGCTCGTGCAGCGCTACCGGGCCGTGCTCAGCGACCGCACCTTCCTGGGCGTCGCGGTGATCGGAGGCATGACCTTCGCCGGTCTGTTCACCTACCTCTCGAGCTCCGCGTTCCTCTTCCAGGGGCTCTACGGCTTCGACGCGCAGCAGTACGGGCTGCTCTTCGCGGTCAACTCGCTCGGCGTGGTCGCCGGCGTCCAGGCGTCCTCCTACCTGAGCCGCCGGGTCGGCCCGCAGTGGATCCTCGCCATCACCACGATCTCGCTCTTCGTGACCGCGGGGCTGATCGCCCTGTTCGACGTGCTCGACTTCGGCATCTGGGGCACGCTCGTCCCGCTGTGGCTCTTCATCGCGTCGTGCGGCTTCAGCTTCCCGTGCGTGCAGGTGCTCGGCCTCGTGAACCACGGCCGCGAGGCCGGCACCGCCGCCTCGCTGCTCGGCGCCGTCAACTTCGGCACCGCGGGACTGCTGTCGCCGATCTCCGGCATCTTCGGCGCCGAGTCCGCCGTGCCGATGGCCCTGGTGATGATGTCGACCGCCGCGGTGTCGATCCTGGCGCTCTGGCTGATCGTCCGGCCGCGGACGGTGCCCGACCTGCAGGACTGA
- a CDS encoding ester cyclase — MAPTTVPDRDEVDALVASWLAMWNGDEEITDAIISDHNRVHAAMFDGGDGSAVRGPAGMKAFVAQMRSLISDLDFSIEVGPLADGDHIALRWSATGHYGGGVPGAAAAVGTGVTFHGADILRIANGQVVEYWLNADTLDLMTQLQVGAG, encoded by the coding sequence ATGGCACCCACCACCGTCCCCGACCGGGACGAGGTCGACGCACTGGTCGCGAGCTGGCTCGCGATGTGGAACGGCGACGAGGAGATCACCGACGCGATCATCTCGGACCACAACCGCGTGCACGCCGCGATGTTCGACGGCGGCGACGGCAGCGCCGTGCGCGGTCCCGCCGGCATGAAGGCGTTCGTCGCGCAGATGCGGTCGCTGATTTCGGACCTCGACTTCTCGATCGAGGTCGGGCCCCTCGCCGACGGCGACCACATCGCGCTGCGCTGGTCGGCGACGGGGCACTACGGCGGAGGCGTCCCCGGCGCGGCAGCGGCCGTCGGCACCGGGGTGACCTTCCACGGCGCCGACATCCTGCGCATCGCGAACGGGCAGGTCGTCGAGTACTGGCTCAATGCCGACACGCTCGACCTCATGACCCAGCTGCAGGTCGGCGCCGGCTGA
- a CDS encoding SRPBCC domain-containing protein, translating to MSIVLATTVDISATPDEVWEVLSDFSAYGEWSNFSRIDGSPELGTTLRMRMPGFWFSSTVTAVDEGRELQWSAKLLSAGLFLGEHSFLLSVTDEGTTRVHNTETFSGALTRPFEGFFAGNHSDGGYAAFNQSLKSRVEARVLQASRAGTAGSRMDSMNRE from the coding sequence ATGAGCATCGTCCTCGCCACCACGGTCGACATCAGCGCCACCCCCGACGAGGTCTGGGAGGTGCTCTCCGACTTCTCCGCCTACGGCGAGTGGAGCAACTTCTCCCGCATCGACGGATCCCCGGAGCTCGGCACCACCCTGCGGATGCGGATGCCCGGATTCTGGTTCTCGTCGACGGTCACGGCCGTCGACGAGGGCCGCGAGCTGCAGTGGTCGGCGAAGCTCCTGTCCGCGGGGCTCTTCCTCGGCGAGCACTCCTTCCTCCTCAGCGTCACCGACGAGGGCACCACGCGGGTCCACAACACCGAGACGTTCTCGGGAGCCCTCACCAGGCCGTTCGAGGGCTTCTTCGCCGGGAACCACAGCGACGGTGGCTATGCGGCGTTCAACCAGTCGCTGAAGAGCCGGGTCGAGGCGCGCGTCCTGCAGGCGTCGAGGGCCGGGACCGCGGGTAGTCGAATGGATTCGATGAATCGGGAATAG
- the yicI gene encoding alpha-xylosidase, with amino-acid sequence MKFTDGFWQTRAGFTPLFAQEAYDIRTDGSTLEVIAPTKVIQGRGDVLNRPTLTVTISSPAEGVAKVRIEHWRGTATRPGFDLVDGSVGEASVTEAGGVLRTGDLEVRLAQGAPWSLEFWDTATGTRLTGSGHKAQGYLTGPDGEAYVHEQLDLGVGELVYGLGERFGPFVKNGQTVDVWNADGGTSSEQAYKNVPFYLSSRGYGVLVNDPGLVSFEIGSEAVERVQFSVGGEALEYLVIQGPTKKDVLRRYTGLAGRPAVVPAWTYGLWLTTSFTTSYDEETVNSFIDGFAERELPLSAFHFDCFWMREFQWTDLEWDPRTFPDPEGILARLHERGLHTCVWINPYIAQASALFTEGREKGYLLRTTAGDVWQWDLWVAGMALIDFTNPEATRWFQDKLRVLVRQGVDSFKTDFGERIPSEGVVWHDGTDPEAMHNWYTQLYNRAVFEVLEEELGEGRAALFARSATVGGQALPVHWGGDNTSSYVSMAETLRGGLSLALGGFGFWAHDIGGFEGTPDPGVFKRWLAFGLLSSHSRLHGSSSVRVPWAFDEEAVEVTRRFTMLKLSLMPYLFAAGAEAARVGTPVMRPMTLEFEDDRNAAHLDTQYMLGHDLLVAPVFTADGSVEFYLPRGRWTSWWTGETIDSTGEWRHEVHGFDSLPLYVREGAVIPVGARSDVAEYDYLDGLELRVFPGGDGTTEVRVVAHDSRAETVFTVTRSGGDVAVDAPAGSWSWTRAGV; translated from the coding sequence ATGAAGTTCACCGACGGGTTCTGGCAGACGAGGGCCGGATTCACGCCCCTCTTCGCGCAGGAGGCGTACGACATCCGCACCGACGGCTCGACGCTCGAGGTGATCGCCCCGACCAAGGTGATCCAGGGCCGCGGCGACGTGCTCAACCGGCCGACCCTCACCGTCACGATCTCGTCCCCCGCCGAGGGCGTCGCGAAGGTGCGCATCGAGCACTGGCGCGGCACCGCGACCCGCCCCGGCTTCGACCTGGTCGACGGCTCCGTCGGCGAGGCGAGCGTCACGGAGGCGGGCGGCGTGCTCCGCACGGGCGATCTCGAGGTCCGCCTCGCGCAGGGCGCACCCTGGTCGCTCGAGTTCTGGGACACCGCGACCGGCACCCGCCTCACCGGCTCCGGCCACAAGGCGCAGGGCTACCTGACCGGTCCCGACGGCGAGGCGTATGTGCACGAGCAGCTCGACCTCGGCGTCGGCGAGCTCGTGTACGGCCTCGGCGAGCGCTTCGGCCCGTTCGTCAAGAACGGCCAGACCGTCGACGTCTGGAACGCCGACGGCGGCACCTCCTCGGAGCAGGCCTACAAGAACGTCCCCTTCTACCTCTCGAGCCGCGGCTACGGCGTGCTCGTCAACGACCCGGGTCTGGTCTCGTTCGAGATCGGCTCGGAGGCGGTCGAGCGCGTGCAGTTCTCGGTCGGCGGCGAGGCGCTGGAGTACCTGGTCATCCAGGGTCCGACCAAGAAGGACGTGCTGCGCCGCTACACCGGGCTCGCCGGCCGCCCCGCGGTCGTCCCCGCCTGGACCTACGGGCTCTGGCTCACCACCAGCTTCACCACGAGCTACGACGAGGAGACCGTCAACTCCTTCATCGACGGCTTCGCCGAGCGCGAGCTGCCGCTGTCGGCGTTCCACTTCGACTGCTTCTGGATGCGCGAGTTCCAGTGGACCGACCTCGAGTGGGACCCGCGCACCTTCCCCGACCCCGAGGGCATCCTCGCCCGCCTGCACGAGCGCGGACTGCACACCTGCGTCTGGATCAATCCGTACATCGCGCAGGCGTCCGCCCTCTTCACCGAGGGACGCGAGAAGGGCTACCTGCTGCGCACCACGGCCGGCGACGTCTGGCAGTGGGACCTCTGGGTCGCCGGCATGGCGCTGATCGACTTCACCAACCCGGAGGCGACGCGCTGGTTCCAGGACAAGCTGCGCGTCCTCGTGCGCCAGGGCGTCGACTCGTTCAAGACCGACTTCGGCGAGCGCATCCCCTCCGAGGGCGTCGTCTGGCACGACGGCACCGACCCTGAGGCGATGCACAACTGGTACACCCAGCTCTACAACCGCGCCGTCTTCGAGGTGCTCGAGGAGGAGCTCGGCGAGGGCCGCGCCGCGCTCTTCGCCCGCAGCGCCACCGTGGGCGGCCAGGCGCTGCCCGTGCACTGGGGCGGCGACAACACCTCCTCCTACGTCTCGATGGCCGAGACCCTGCGCGGCGGGCTGTCGCTCGCGCTCGGCGGCTTCGGCTTCTGGGCGCACGACATCGGCGGCTTCGAGGGCACGCCCGACCCCGGCGTCTTCAAGCGCTGGCTCGCTTTCGGCCTGCTGTCCTCGCACTCGCGACTGCACGGCTCGTCGTCGGTGCGCGTGCCGTGGGCCTTCGACGAGGAGGCGGTCGAGGTCACCCGCCGCTTCACGATGCTCAAGCTCTCGCTGATGCCCTACCTCTTCGCGGCCGGGGCGGAGGCGGCGCGCGTCGGCACTCCCGTCATGCGCCCGATGACGCTCGAGTTCGAGGACGACCGGAACGCCGCTCACCTCGACACGCAGTACATGCTCGGCCACGACCTGCTGGTCGCTCCGGTGTTCACCGCCGACGGCTCGGTCGAGTTCTACCTGCCCCGCGGGCGGTGGACCAGCTGGTGGACCGGCGAGACGATCGACTCGACGGGGGAGTGGCGCCACGAGGTGCACGGCTTCGACTCGCTGCCGCTGTACGTCCGCGAGGGCGCGGTGATCCCGGTCGGCGCGCGCAGCGACGTCGCCGAGTACGACTACCTCGACGGGCTCGAGCTCCGGGTGTTCCCGGGCGGCGACGGCACGACCGAGGTGCGGGTCGTGGCGCACGACTCCCGGGCCGAGACCGTGTTCACGGTGACCCGGTCCGGAGGCGATGTGGCGGTCGACGCGCCCGCCGGTTCCTGGAGCTGGACCCGCGCCGGAGTCTGA
- a CDS encoding ROK family transcriptional regulator, with protein sequence MPDHATRGNNLDRVRRHNLAAILRLVHRGGPRSRSQLTRATGLNRSTIAALVGELVELGIVRERDPDTVNQVGRPSPIVEADPRIVALAVNPEIDAVTVAVVGFDAEVRRRIRRTASVPTAEAAARLAADAVAELLAELPEDARTVGIGVAVPGLVRDADGLVRVGPHLGWTDEPFSRMLAEATGLPVLSANDANLGALAESVLGAGRDVSHLVYLNGGASGIGAGVIVGGAPLHGIDGYAGEIGHTLVNSAGVDCHCGAIGCLETEVGRAELLTVLGLEESERLEEALAASDDPAVRAEVERQLGHLAVALRNVINIFNPQLVVLGGFLGALVGVAPGFLEARLARGGPFRVALDSVRIARTELGGDLLMLGAAELAFEHLLADPLTAALHPA encoded by the coding sequence ATGCCCGACCACGCGACGCGCGGCAACAACCTCGACCGGGTGCGGCGCCACAACCTCGCTGCGATCCTCCGCCTCGTCCACCGCGGCGGCCCGCGCTCCCGCTCGCAGCTGACGCGGGCGACGGGGCTCAACCGCTCCACGATCGCGGCCCTGGTCGGTGAGCTGGTCGAGCTCGGCATCGTCCGCGAGCGCGACCCCGACACCGTCAACCAGGTCGGGCGCCCGAGTCCGATCGTCGAGGCCGATCCGCGGATCGTCGCCCTCGCCGTGAACCCCGAGATCGACGCCGTCACCGTCGCGGTCGTCGGCTTCGACGCCGAGGTGCGCCGCCGCATCCGCCGCACCGCCTCCGTCCCGACCGCCGAGGCCGCCGCGCGCCTCGCGGCCGACGCCGTCGCCGAGCTCCTCGCCGAGCTGCCGGAGGACGCGCGGACCGTCGGGATCGGCGTCGCCGTCCCGGGCCTCGTCCGTGACGCCGACGGACTCGTGAGGGTCGGCCCGCACCTCGGCTGGACCGACGAGCCGTTCTCGCGCATGCTCGCCGAGGCGACCGGCCTGCCGGTCCTCTCGGCCAACGACGCCAACCTCGGCGCGCTCGCCGAGAGCGTCCTCGGCGCCGGCCGCGACGTCTCCCACCTCGTCTACCTCAACGGCGGCGCGAGCGGCATCGGCGCCGGCGTCATCGTCGGAGGCGCTCCGCTGCACGGCATCGACGGCTACGCGGGCGAGATCGGCCACACCCTGGTCAACAGCGCGGGCGTCGACTGCCACTGCGGCGCGATCGGCTGCCTCGAGACCGAGGTGGGCCGCGCCGAGCTGCTCACGGTGCTGGGGCTCGAGGAGAGCGAGCGGCTCGAGGAGGCGCTGGCCGCCTCCGACGACCCGGCCGTGCGCGCCGAGGTCGAGCGCCAGCTCGGACACCTCGCGGTGGCGCTGCGCAACGTCATCAACATCTTCAACCCGCAGCTCGTGGTCCTCGGCGGGTTCCTCGGGGCGCTCGTCGGAGTCGCGCCCGGGTTCCTCGAGGCGCGGCTCGCCCGCGGCGGCCCGTTCCGCGTCGCGCTCGACTCGGTGCGCATCGCCCGCACCGAGCTCGGCGGCGACCTGCTGATGCTCGGTGCCGCCGAGCTCGCGTTCGAGCACCTCCTCGCCGACCCGCTGACGGCGGCGCTGCACCCCGCCTGA
- a CDS encoding phosphatase PAP2 family protein, whose amino-acid sequence MDPRDDRLSTEPGIARPDAVQRQRLGELVPSEDVAAKVLSKEAAHRVSRRWPLISASIALLVTIVLAVFIAFRPTSAFAFDVEWMDEVVEHRSTFWDIPALVMNTVGAGITGTAIIPLGIVVVLLVFRRRWAALYYAVAALASVGLTQLIKELVGRARPEDMLVTSDYGSFPSGHTANAATTAMVLALVFPLLWVWIAGFLYSVAMMASRTYLGAHWLTDTIGGLLLGVGVALVVWAPLAGRLRTESELPHPPIWVRADR is encoded by the coding sequence ATGGACCCCCGTGACGACCGCCTGTCGACCGAGCCCGGTATCGCCCGACCCGATGCCGTGCAGCGCCAGAGGCTCGGTGAGCTGGTGCCGTCCGAGGACGTCGCCGCCAAGGTCCTCTCGAAGGAGGCGGCGCACCGCGTCTCGCGCCGCTGGCCGCTGATCTCGGCCTCCATCGCGCTGCTCGTCACGATCGTGCTCGCGGTGTTCATCGCGTTCCGGCCCACGTCGGCGTTCGCGTTCGACGTCGAGTGGATGGACGAGGTCGTCGAGCACCGCTCCACCTTCTGGGACATCCCCGCGCTCGTCATGAACACCGTCGGCGCCGGCATCACGGGCACGGCGATCATCCCGCTGGGCATCGTCGTGGTCCTGCTCGTGTTCCGGAGGCGCTGGGCCGCGCTCTACTACGCGGTCGCCGCCCTCGCGAGCGTCGGTCTCACTCAGCTCATCAAGGAGCTGGTGGGGCGCGCCCGCCCCGAGGACATGCTGGTGACCAGCGACTACGGCTCGTTCCCCTCCGGCCACACCGCGAACGCGGCGACCACCGCCATGGTGCTCGCCCTCGTCTTCCCGCTGCTGTGGGTCTGGATCGCGGGCTTCCTCTACTCCGTCGCGATGATGGCCAGCCGCACCTATCTCGGTGCGCACTGGCTGACCGACACCATCGGCGGCCTGCTCCTCGGCGTCGGCGTCGCCCTCGTCGTCTGGGCCCCGCTGGCCGGCCGCCTCCGCACCGAGTCCGAGCTCCCGCACCCGCCGATCTGGGTGCGCGCCGACCGCTGA
- a CDS encoding TetR/AcrR family transcriptional regulator: MPRAGLTRDRIAEEAAVMADEVGLARLTLSALAERLGVRQPSLYKHIDSMAGLHRDIAVHAKRALGEVLARASAGRSGADAIASMSNAYRDWAKEHPARYEAANLMPAPGDVDDEAVSVAAIQVIADVLAAYRLEGDDAGDAIRAFRSTLHGFVSYETAGAFRWSADVDRSFDRLVQGFIVALDHWPETAASRPSR, translated from the coding sequence GTGCCTAGGGCCGGACTGACCAGGGACCGCATCGCGGAGGAGGCGGCCGTGATGGCCGACGAGGTCGGTCTCGCCCGACTCACCCTCTCGGCCCTCGCGGAGCGCCTCGGCGTCCGCCAGCCCTCCCTCTACAAGCACATCGACTCGATGGCGGGCCTGCACCGCGACATCGCCGTGCACGCCAAGCGCGCCCTGGGCGAGGTCCTCGCCCGGGCCTCCGCCGGCCGCTCCGGGGCTGACGCGATCGCGTCGATGTCGAACGCCTACCGCGACTGGGCGAAGGAGCATCCCGCCCGGTACGAGGCGGCGAACCTGATGCCGGCGCCCGGAGACGTCGACGACGAGGCCGTCTCCGTCGCCGCGATCCAGGTGATCGCCGACGTCCTGGCCGCCTACCGCCTCGAGGGCGACGACGCGGGCGACGCGATCCGCGCCTTCCGCTCCACCCTGCACGGCTTCGTCTCGTACGAGACGGCCGGGGCGTTCCGGTGGAGCGCGGACGTCGACCGCAGCTTCGACCGGCTCGTCCAGGGCTTCATCGTCGCCCTCGACCACTGGCCCGAGACCGCCGCCTCGCGGCCGTCCCGCTAG
- a CDS encoding carbohydrate ABC transporter permease, which produces MSAIETLPLTQAGTEDTDLTTPKKAPKASKGTTRRTLGDWMILLVAVVIGLVIISPVVLILLNSFKSPADYSANGPLSFPTGLSFDGLSTFWERVNFPEKLGNSILISGSVAILAVVLSVLNAYAIGIGRVRGRSWIIILFLLANMLPQEALLYPLYYMFKAVGIYDSQLSVIIIFTVIQSAFGTYLLSSVYGTFPKEILEAAALDGASKWQVLTRVIVPISRPTLSVLMIFFFIWTWNEFLIPLVFLVSDATQTVPIAISSLQGDKIMDVTTTSASALLGLLPTLIFFLIFQRTLTRGITAGAVK; this is translated from the coding sequence ATGTCGGCCATCGAGACCCTGCCCCTCACCCAGGCCGGCACGGAGGACACCGATCTGACCACCCCGAAGAAGGCGCCCAAGGCCTCGAAGGGCACGACCAGGCGCACTCTCGGCGACTGGATGATCCTCCTCGTGGCGGTCGTGATCGGGCTCGTCATCATCAGCCCGGTGGTGCTGATCCTGCTCAACTCGTTCAAGTCCCCGGCCGACTACTCCGCGAACGGCCCGCTGTCGTTCCCGACCGGTCTCTCCTTCGACGGCCTCTCGACCTTCTGGGAGCGCGTCAACTTCCCCGAGAAGCTCGGCAACTCGATCCTGATCTCGGGCTCCGTCGCGATCCTCGCGGTCGTGCTCTCGGTGCTGAACGCCTACGCGATCGGGATCGGACGCGTCCGCGGCCGGAGCTGGATCATCATCCTGTTCCTGCTCGCGAACATGCTGCCCCAGGAGGCGCTGCTCTACCCGCTGTACTACATGTTCAAGGCGGTGGGCATCTACGACAGCCAGCTCTCGGTGATCATCATCTTCACCGTCATCCAGTCGGCGTTCGGCACCTATCTGCTCTCGAGCGTCTACGGGACCTTCCCGAAGGAGATCCTCGAGGCCGCGGCTCTCGACGGCGCCTCGAAGTGGCAGGTGCTCACCCGGGTCATCGTGCCGATCTCGCGGCCGACGCTCTCGGTGCTGATGATCTTCTTCTTCATCTGGACCTGGAACGAGTTCCTCATCCCGCTGGTGTTCCTGGTGAGCGATGCGACGCAGACCGTGCCCATCGCGATCTCGAGCCTGCAGGGCGACAAGATCATGGACGTCACGACGACCAGTGCGAGCGCCCTCCTGGGTCTGCTGCCGACGCTGATCTTCTTCCTGATCTTCCAGCGCACGCTGACCCGCGGCATCACCGCCGGCGCGGTCAAGTAA
- a CDS encoding extracellular solute-binding protein: MSLRSSTAFHRPSASSVGALSRRGLIAGGVGISAMFALAACSGGGSDAGSDALATTVDGAGRTLTMWDFETPDSDRGIAWLAARDIFTKETGAEIAYEFKAFEQLRTGASQIFNSNSAPDVVEYNKGNATSGLLSSQGLLTNLDEAVEFYGWDKLIPGALQTTAKYDDKGIMGSGSWYGIPNYGEFTFVYYNEDAFAANGLEVPTSYDEFIAVLDAFVAKGITPLAEAGAEYPLQQLFYQLALLKADRSWITDYQTYTGEVDFEDAAWSYAAEQLKTYVDKGYFSADASGLKAEDAGTAFISGEYPIFFSGSWWFGRFKTEITGFEWNTFLFPGAEFTMGSAGNHWVIPETAKNKDLAYKWIDITMRPEIQNLIGNNGGIPLVVDESAITDEKSKELLSQWKTVVDGDQLSFYPDWPTATFYDDLVAATQELINGSKDEADMLSELQEKYDDGVDDIK, translated from the coding sequence ATGTCGCTTCGTTCCAGCACTGCCTTCCACCGCCCCAGCGCCTCCTCGGTCGGCGCCCTCAGCCGTCGCGGCCTGATCGCCGGCGGCGTCGGCATCAGCGCCATGTTCGCGCTCGCCGCCTGCTCCGGAGGCGGCTCCGACGCCGGCTCCGACGCCCTCGCGACCACGGTCGACGGCGCGGGCCGCACCCTCACCATGTGGGACTTCGAGACCCCCGACAGCGACCGCGGCATCGCCTGGCTCGCCGCCCGCGACATCTTCACGAAGGAGACCGGAGCCGAGATCGCCTACGAGTTCAAGGCCTTCGAGCAGCTCCGCACCGGCGCCAGCCAGATCTTCAACTCCAACTCGGCCCCCGACGTCGTCGAGTACAACAAGGGCAACGCGACCAGCGGACTGCTCTCGAGCCAGGGCCTGCTGACCAACCTCGACGAGGCGGTCGAGTTCTACGGCTGGGACAAGCTCATCCCCGGCGCTCTCCAGACGACCGCCAAGTACGACGACAAGGGCATCATGGGCTCCGGCTCCTGGTACGGCATCCCCAACTACGGCGAGTTCACGTTCGTCTACTACAACGAGGACGCCTTCGCCGCCAACGGCCTCGAGGTGCCGACCAGCTACGACGAGTTCATCGCCGTGCTCGACGCCTTCGTCGCCAAGGGCATCACCCCGCTCGCCGAGGCCGGCGCCGAGTACCCGCTGCAGCAGCTCTTCTACCAGCTCGCTCTGCTGAAGGCCGACCGCTCCTGGATCACGGACTACCAGACCTACACCGGCGAGGTCGACTTCGAGGACGCGGCGTGGAGCTACGCGGCCGAGCAGCTCAAGACCTACGTCGACAAGGGCTACTTCTCGGCCGACGCCTCCGGGCTCAAGGCCGAGGACGCGGGCACCGCCTTCATCTCGGGCGAGTACCCGATCTTCTTCTCGGGCTCGTGGTGGTTCGGCCGCTTCAAGACCGAGATCACCGGCTTCGAGTGGAACACGTTCCTGTTCCCGGGCGCCGAGTTCACGATGGGCTCGGCGGGCAACCACTGGGTCATCCCCGAGACGGCGAAGAACAAGGACCTCGCCTACAAGTGGATCGACATCACGATGCGCCCCGAGATCCAGAACCTCATCGGCAACAACGGAGGCATCCCGCTGGTCGTCGACGAGTCCGCGATCACCGACGAGAAGAGCAAGGAGCTGCTGTCGCAGTGGAAGACGGTCGTCGACGGCGACCAGCTCTCCTTCTACCCCGACTGGCCCACCGCGACCTTCTACGACGACCTCGTCGCGGCGACGCAGGAGCTCATCAACGGGTCGAAGGACGAGGCCGACATGCTCTCCGAGCTCCAGGAGAAGTACGACGACGGGGTCGACGACATTAAGTAA